From the genome of Pseudomonas migulae:
AATTGATCAGGGCGATCCCGGCCGCTGCGGCGCTGCCGGCGAGGTAACTGGAAGGGAAGGTCCAGAACACCGGTTGCACGGCGATGAAACCGGACGCGGCGAAGCACAAGGCGATGATGCCGAGGAACGGGCTGCTGAACGTCACCGAGCAGGCGATCCCGGCGGCCGACATCAGCAAAGTCAGGCAAGCGGTGCGTCGACGTTCGCCGGTGCGGTCGCTGTAGCCGGGGATCAGGTACGCCGCGACGATCGCGCAGATCCACGGAATCGCCGTGACCAGTCCGACCATCAGCCCGACCTTGGTGCCCAGCAATCCGCCGACCTGGGTAGGCAGATAGAACACCACGCCGTAGACGCTGGCCTGGATCAGCAGATAAATCAGGCACAGGTACAGCACCGAGGGCTGGCAGATCACGTTGAGCAGGCTGCGGCCATGGTTCTGTTTGTGGCTGTCTTCCTGATCGAGGATGCCTTGCACTTGCTGGCGTTCTTCAACCGTCAGCCACTTTGCATCGGCCGGGCGATTGTCCAGGTACCAATAGGCCCAGACACCTACCGCCGTGGCCATCAGGCCTTCAACGGCGAACAGCCATTGCCAGCCGTGGACACCGGCAAAGCCGTCCAGCTCCAGCAGCAGACCGGACAACGGGCTGCCGAAGATAAACGCCAGCGGCGCACCGAAGTAGAAGAAGCCCATGGCTTTGCCGCGCGCGGCGCTGGGGAACCAGTAGGTGAGGTACAGGATGACTCCGGGGAAGAAACCGGCTTCGGCCACGCCCAGCAAGAAGCGCAGGACATAGAAACTGGTTTCGGTGTGGGCGAAGACCATGGCGGCGGAGACCAGGCCCCAGGTGACCATGATCCGGCACATCCACAGACGGGCGCCGACGCGGTGCAGGATCAGGTTGCTCGGCACTTCCAGCAGTGCGTAACCGACGAAGAACACCCCGGCGCCGAAGGCGAACGCGGCGTCACTGATGTTGGTGTCGGCTTGAAAGGCTTGCTTGGCGAACCCGACGTTGGCGCGGTCGAGGAAGGCCATGATGTACATCAGCAGCAGGAACGGGAGCAGCCGCCAGGAAATTTTGGCGAGCAGAGGCGCGGGTAGAGTCTTCATCGCAGTTTTCCTTTGGTAGGGCATTTGTTCTTATGGGAAAGACTGTACGGCCGCGGATCGATGCGTTACAAATCGAATCTAGCTAACAACTGATACCTTCAGGGTATCGATAAAAAAGGCTCGTCATGACGACACCCACCGTTTCCCGCAGCCTGCTCAACCGTCTGCGCTACAAGCATCTGCACATGCTGGTGGCGCTGAGTAGCAGTCTGAACCTGCACCGCGCCTCGCAAAACCTCAACATGTCGCAACCGGCCGCGACCCGCATGCTGCATGAGATCGAAGACATGTTCGGTTGCGACCTGTTCGAGCGCCTGCCGCGCGGGATGCGGCCGACGGCGTTGGGCGCCGAGTTGATCCGCTTCGCCGAGTCAGCCATCAGTGGCCTCGACCGCTGCGCCGAAGACCTGATTGCGCGGCAGCAGGGCGGCTACGGTTATCTCTCGATCGGCACCATCATGGGCGCCGCACCGGACCTGGTCATGGATTCGATCGCCGAGATCAAGGCGCTCAATCCTCAGCTGCGAATCCGCATCATGGGCGACACCAGCGACCAGGTGATTCAACTGCTGGAGCAGGGCCGTATCGACCTTGCCATCGCTCGGCGCAACGCGGCCACGGACAGCGAGCATTACGAGTTCGAGCAATTGGGCAATGAACGATTGCTGGTGGTGGTGCACGCCGGTCATCCATTGGCCAAACGCAAAAAACTCGAGCTGTCGGAACTGGTCAGCGGCTGGCCGTGGATCCTGCAACCGGAAACCAGTCCGGCGCGCATTGGGCTGGATCAGGCCTTGCAACGCCTGGCCCTGCCGACGCCTGCCGACATCATCGAGTGCAGCTCGGTGTACTCGATGCAGCAACTGATCCAGCTGACCGACGCGATCATGGTGCTGTCGGAAACCGCGTTGCGCGACTACCTGAAAATGGGTCTGGTGGTGGCGCTGCCGGTGGCGCTGGACGTGCAGCTGGCGCCGTTCGGATTGCTGCTGCGCAAGGGCGAACACATCAGTCGGGAGTTGGGTCTGTTCATCGATTTGCTCCGCCGCAAAGCAGCGGTTTTTTGATTGTTCGGTCAGATTTTTGTAACCAGTTGTTTTCTATAAGTGCATAAATCTATAAAGTTAACCTTTCGGTCAGCTTTGCACTGTCAATACAGCCCTTTGCCTCGTCAAAAAGGGCTTCTGCAAGACTCGAGATTCCCCAGTACATAACCAGAAGGGCGGGCCCATAACCGCCCAGAGGATGATCCATGTCCAACCGTGAAATATCCCGGCGCTCGTTCCTTCAGGGCGGGCTGGTGGCGGGTGTGAGCGTGACGCTGACGCCGCTCAGCAGTCAGGCGCTGGCAGCCTTGATGGAAAACAGCGTGACCGTGCCGTCCGAGCAATGGCTCGGCAACAACGGCAAGGCGCGCTCGCGTAACGATGCCTTGTCCAAGGTCTGTGGCAGCAAAGTCTTTGCCCGTGACATCCGCGCCAAGGACATGCCGGGCTGGCCGCAGCAGCAAGGCCACGCCATGCTGCTGAAAACCATCAAGGCCGACCGCATCTACGCAGGCTATGACTTGTCGTGGCTCGGCGCCGAGTTGCAGCCGGATCGCATCGTCACCGCCGCCGACCTGGACAAGGACGGCATCGCTTTTCCGGAAGAGCACGCGCCTGATCCGCTGCTGCCGGAAGGCAAAGTCCCGATGTTCATCGGTCACCCGGTGGCGATCCTGATCTGGAACGATTTCGAGCGTTTCCGCCAGGCCAAGGCCCAGCTCAAATTCAATGACAAAGCGATTCGTTACGGTGCCCAGGTGCCGTTCTACGAAGGCGACCCCTACGGCAGCTTCCGCTATGTGCGCGTCGGTGGTGCGACCTCGGCGGACGAAGACGAATTCGCCAGCCTCAAGGATTCGATCCTGTTCCCGATGCTGAAAAACCGTCGCCCGGTATGGAATTCCCAGCCGGACCTGCACGGCAACCTGACCGAGCGCGGACTGTTTTACGCCGAGCGCATGAAACAGCAGATCGACACACCGCCAGACAATTGGCTGGTGTTCGACGAGCGCTACAAAACCCCGTCGATCGAACCGGCGGCGATGGAGCCGGACAACGGCAACGGCTGGTACGATCCGGCGACCAAGACCCTGCATTTTGTCGTCGCCACCCAGTGCCCGCTGGAAACCGCGACCGAGACCGCGAAGATGATCGCGCCGTCGCGTTTCGGCCTGGCCAACCTGAACATGCACCCTGGCTACACCGTCGGCTACGGCTCCAAGGACCACAACATTTTCGTTTACTACGCGGCGCTGGCGGCGTTGTACGGCGCCGGTGTGCCGGTGCGTCTGGCCAACGATCGCTACGAGCAATTCCAGAGCGGCATCAAGCGTCACCCGTTCGACATCCGCTACCAACTGGCGGTGGACAAGACCGATCACAGCTTCAAGATTTTCCGCGCCGAGATGAGCGTCGATGGTGGCGGACGGATCAACTACAGCCCTTCGGTGGCGGCGGTTGGCGCCACGGCGGCGCAGTCGATCTACTACATGCCGCAGAACGATTTGCAGGTCACGGCCTACCATTCCCGCGCTGTTGAAGCCGGGTCGATGCGCGGTTACGGCACGCTGCAAAGCATGGCCTCAACCGAAATGATGGTCGATGAAATTGCCGATCGCCTCGGCATCGACGCCATCGACCTGCGCAAGAAAAACGCCATGGTCTCGGGCATGAAAAACACCCAGGGCGCCGTGCCGGCGGGTGCCTTGCGTCTGCATGAAATACTCGATAAGGCCGCTGTCCACGAAGTCTGGAAAAACCGTGACGCGATCAAGAAACAACGCGAAGCGCAGGATCCGGATAACTGGTATGGCGTGGGTTTCGCCATCTGCCAGAAAGACTTCGGCACCGGTTCGGAAGCACCGATGGCCAGCGTCGAATTCACCGCTGAAGGACGCATTCACCTGCGCCACATCGGCATTGAAATCGGCACCGGCATGTCCACTTCGCAAGCGATGGTCGTGGCCGATTTCCTCGGCAACCCGGCGCACGAAGTGAAGACCGGCGAGACCGAATGGAAAGAGTTGCAGCTGATCACCGGCGGCAACCCTTACATCATGAGTCAGGCCGAGCAGGACAACTTCCTGCGTAACCCGCGCTGGGTCGGCAAGCTCGCTTCGGCCTCATCGGCGACCAACTCCGCGTACTACTTCAGCCACGCCACCCGTGAAGCGGCGCGCGTGCTGTTCAACCACGGCTTGTGGCCGGCAGCGTTGCAGATCTGGGGGCAGGGCCCTTACGGCGGCCAGGCCAATCCGTACGTGGTGCGTCGCGAAGATGCGCATTGGGTCGACGGCAAGCTCACCGCCAACGGCATGCAGCCGCTGAGTTTCGAACAGCTGGCGAAACACGCCCACGAAAAAGGCCTGGTGACCGGTGCGACCGTGCACGGTTTCAACCGCTGGAGCTGGGCCGAGGCCGAGTTCAGCATCGACGGCGTGCGTGAACGCCTGCCGCTCGACGGCCTGGCGGTGAAGTACGGCGACGGCGCGCCGAACGTGAAAAAGGCGCAGATGAACAGCACCGGTTTCCATCTGCTGGACCGGCAGAACGTGCATTACCCGGACACTCAGTTGAACAACGCGGCGGTGACTTACTACAGCCCGGTGGCGACGCTGGTGGAATTGAAAGTGAACAAGGGCTCGGCCGAAGTGCAGGTGCTCAACCATCACTCGTGGGTCGAGTGCGGTCGGGTGCTGGTGGAAGAACTGGTCAGGGGCCAGCTCGAAGGCGGGATCGCCATGGGCATTGGCCACGCGCTGATGGAAGAGATGCCGCTGTACGAAGGCGGGCCGGGGGAGGGTGACTGGAACTTCAACCGTTACCGCTTGCCGATGGCGCGCCACGTTGCGGTCTGGAAGCAGACGGCCGAGATCCTGCCGCCGCTGTCGCCGAGCGATCCATCGAAGGGCATCGCCGAAGTGGTGATGATCCCGGTGGTCGGTGCCATCGGTAACGCCGTGGCCCACGCCATCGGCAAACGGGTCCGCGACCTGCCTATCACTTCTGCTCGCATCAAGGAGGCCCTCAATGGCTAACCGTCCGCTTCAACTGACCCTCAACGGTCAATCCGTCGGCCCGGTGGACATCCCTGATGACCTGCCGATGATCGATTACCTGCACGAATACAAAAACCTCACCGGCTCGCGTCTCGGTTGCGGCCAGGGCATTTGCCACGCCTGCGTGGTGATCGTCGACAACCCCGACGGCACCAGCGAAGAAGTGCGCACCTGCATCACCGGCGCGCATTACTTCGAAGGCAAGAAAGTGCGGACCATCGAAGGCCATGCGACCCGCGACGAACAGGGCAAGGTCACCGAGCTGAACCCGATCCAGCAGCGCTTCGTCGATGAATTTGCCTTCCAGTGCAGCTACTGCGCGCCGGGTTTCGTGAATGCCGCGACGGTGCTGGTGGAGAAGCTGCAACGTCAGCCGATCGTCAAAAGCCAGTTAAAACAAGTGATCGAGGACAGCCTCGGTCACCACGTCTGCCGCTGCACCGGCTACGTGCGCTACTACAGCGCAACACGCAACGTGCTGACCGATCTCGGTCTGGTCAAGGAGGGTTAAGCCATGAACCGTTTACTTACCCGACTGGCGTTGGCGGTGGGGCTGGCTGCGCCGGTGTTGCTGGCGCAGGCGGATGATCAGGTGGTTCGCGGGGCCTATCTCGCTCGCGCCACTGACTGTATGGCCTGTCACACGGCGCCGGGTGGCGCGCCGTATGCGGGCGGTCTGCCGATCGTCTCGCCTTTCGGCACGATCTACGGCACCAACATCACGCCAAGCAAAGAGCACGGCATCGGTCTGTACAGCGATGATGAATTCTTCGCCGCGCTCACCGAAGGCAAACGCCGCGACGGCGCGAACCTGTACCCGGCGATGCCTTACACCTCGTATCACTTGATGCCGCGTGAAGACTCCGATGCAATCCACGCGTACCTGAAAACGATCGAGCCGATCGAGCGAGCGGCGCCGGTCACCAGCCTGAGCTTCCCGTTCAATGTGCGCCTGGGTTTGACGGGCTGGAACATGCTCTACGGCAAGGACGTGAAACTGTCGTCCACCGAGGGTAAAAGCGAAGCCTTCAAGCGCGGCCAATACATGGTCGACGTGCTCGGCCACTGCGGCGAATGCCACACGCCGCGCGGTTTGCCCGGCGCGATGCAGCAAGACAAACGCATGACCGGTGGCCTGCTCAACGGCTATCTCGCGCCGAGTCTGTTGGCCAATGATCTGGCTGCGCGCGGCTGGAATCATCAGGACCTGAGCACGTTCCTCAAGCACGGCATGAGCGCCCAGGGCACGATGTTCAACGAGATGTTCCCGGTGTTCCACAACAGCACCCAAGGCCTCAATGACCCGGACCTGGCGGCGATGGCGACCTTCCTGCTCGGCGATCAGCCACCGGCGGCGAAAGTGCTGAGCGACGTGCCGTTGGAGAAACTGAGTGCCAGCGCCCAACGCGGTCGTCAGGACTACCTGAACGTCTGCGCCGGTTGCCACGCGGTCGACGGCGCAGGCAAGCCGCACATCGCGGTCGCCATGCGTGGCAACACCACGCTGCGTCTGGAAGATCCACGCAACCTGGTGCGCGTGATCGACGATGGCATCGGTGAGCAGAAGTTTGCCGGCTTCGAACACATGCAGCCGATGCCGGGGTTCGCCGAGAAGCTCAGCCACGAGCAACTCACGGATCTGTTGAATTACCTGCGTCAGGGTTGGGGTGGCCAGTCGGGCGATCTGGCTGTGAGCGACGTGCAGACGTTGCGGGCTGATGCACCGCCGCTCGAGCACAAGGCGCACTGACATGCAGCATCTCGATCTGCAAGTGGTGCGCCGGGCGCTGGACTGGTCGATGGCCGGCCAGCGCCTCTGGCTGTGCACCGTGCTCGCCACCTACGGTTCGGCGCCCCGCGCGCCGGGATCGCTGCTGGCGGTGAATGCCGAAGGGCAATGGATCGGCTCGCTGTCCGGCGGCTGCGTTGAGGAAGATTTCCTTGAGCGCGTCGCCGAGGGCGCATTTGATCAAGCCGTTAGCGTCGTGCGTT
Proteins encoded in this window:
- a CDS encoding MFS transporter, which produces MKTLPAPLLAKISWRLLPFLLLMYIMAFLDRANVGFAKQAFQADTNISDAAFAFGAGVFFVGYALLEVPSNLILHRVGARLWMCRIMVTWGLVSAAMVFAHTETSFYVLRFLLGVAEAGFFPGVILYLTYWFPSAARGKAMGFFYFGAPLAFIFGSPLSGLLLELDGFAGVHGWQWLFAVEGLMATAVGVWAYWYLDNRPADAKWLTVEERQQVQGILDQEDSHKQNHGRSLLNVICQPSVLYLCLIYLLIQASVYGVVFYLPTQVGGLLGTKVGLMVGLVTAIPWICAIVAAYLIPGYSDRTGERRRTACLTLLMSAAGIACSVTFSSPFLGIIALCFAASGFIAVQPVFWTFPSSYLAGSAAAAGIALINSFGALGGFIAPVLKNWAEGAFHSPAAGLYVLAGTTVIAALLVLGVRAPGHKASNKPATV
- a CDS encoding LysR family transcriptional regulator, translating into MTTPTVSRSLLNRLRYKHLHMLVALSSSLNLHRASQNLNMSQPAATRMLHEIEDMFGCDLFERLPRGMRPTALGAELIRFAESAISGLDRCAEDLIARQQGGYGYLSIGTIMGAAPDLVMDSIAEIKALNPQLRIRIMGDTSDQVIQLLEQGRIDLAIARRNAATDSEHYEFEQLGNERLLVVVHAGHPLAKRKKLELSELVSGWPWILQPETSPARIGLDQALQRLALPTPADIIECSSVYSMQQLIQLTDAIMVLSETALRDYLKMGLVVALPVALDVQLAPFGLLLRKGEHISRELGLFIDLLRRKAAVF
- a CDS encoding xanthine dehydrogenase family protein molybdopterin-binding subunit — its product is MSNREISRRSFLQGGLVAGVSVTLTPLSSQALAALMENSVTVPSEQWLGNNGKARSRNDALSKVCGSKVFARDIRAKDMPGWPQQQGHAMLLKTIKADRIYAGYDLSWLGAELQPDRIVTAADLDKDGIAFPEEHAPDPLLPEGKVPMFIGHPVAILIWNDFERFRQAKAQLKFNDKAIRYGAQVPFYEGDPYGSFRYVRVGGATSADEDEFASLKDSILFPMLKNRRPVWNSQPDLHGNLTERGLFYAERMKQQIDTPPDNWLVFDERYKTPSIEPAAMEPDNGNGWYDPATKTLHFVVATQCPLETATETAKMIAPSRFGLANLNMHPGYTVGYGSKDHNIFVYYAALAALYGAGVPVRLANDRYEQFQSGIKRHPFDIRYQLAVDKTDHSFKIFRAEMSVDGGGRINYSPSVAAVGATAAQSIYYMPQNDLQVTAYHSRAVEAGSMRGYGTLQSMASTEMMVDEIADRLGIDAIDLRKKNAMVSGMKNTQGAVPAGALRLHEILDKAAVHEVWKNRDAIKKQREAQDPDNWYGVGFAICQKDFGTGSEAPMASVEFTAEGRIHLRHIGIEIGTGMSTSQAMVVADFLGNPAHEVKTGETEWKELQLITGGNPYIMSQAEQDNFLRNPRWVGKLASASSATNSAYYFSHATREAARVLFNHGLWPAALQIWGQGPYGGQANPYVVRREDAHWVDGKLTANGMQPLSFEQLAKHAHEKGLVTGATVHGFNRWSWAEAEFSIDGVRERLPLDGLAVKYGDGAPNVKKAQMNSTGFHLLDRQNVHYPDTQLNNAAVTYYSPVATLVELKVNKGSAEVQVLNHHSWVECGRVLVEELVRGQLEGGIAMGIGHALMEEMPLYEGGPGEGDWNFNRYRLPMARHVAVWKQTAEILPPLSPSDPSKGIAEVVMIPVVGAIGNAVAHAIGKRVRDLPITSARIKEALNG
- a CDS encoding (2Fe-2S)-binding protein, whose product is MANRPLQLTLNGQSVGPVDIPDDLPMIDYLHEYKNLTGSRLGCGQGICHACVVIVDNPDGTSEEVRTCITGAHYFEGKKVRTIEGHATRDEQGKVTELNPIQQRFVDEFAFQCSYCAPGFVNAATVLVEKLQRQPIVKSQLKQVIEDSLGHHVCRCTGYVRYYSATRNVLTDLGLVKEG
- a CDS encoding cytochrome c — translated: MNRLLTRLALAVGLAAPVLLAQADDQVVRGAYLARATDCMACHTAPGGAPYAGGLPIVSPFGTIYGTNITPSKEHGIGLYSDDEFFAALTEGKRRDGANLYPAMPYTSYHLMPREDSDAIHAYLKTIEPIERAAPVTSLSFPFNVRLGLTGWNMLYGKDVKLSSTEGKSEAFKRGQYMVDVLGHCGECHTPRGLPGAMQQDKRMTGGLLNGYLAPSLLANDLAARGWNHQDLSTFLKHGMSAQGTMFNEMFPVFHNSTQGLNDPDLAAMATFLLGDQPPAAKVLSDVPLEKLSASAQRGRQDYLNVCAGCHAVDGAGKPHIAVAMRGNTTLRLEDPRNLVRVIDDGIGEQKFAGFEHMQPMPGFAEKLSHEQLTDLLNYLRQGWGGQSGDLAVSDVQTLRADAPPLEHKAH